CGGCGTGGGCTTCTGGAACACCATGCCGATCTTGGCGCGGATCAGCGCCACGTCCTTCTTCGAGGTGAGCAGGTTCTCGCCGTCCATCACGACCTCGCCTTCCGCGCGCTGCTCCGGGTACAACGAGTACATGCGGTTGAAGGTGCGCAGCAGGGTCGACTTCCCGCAGCCCGACGGGCCGATGAAGGCCGTCACCTTGCGCTCCGGGATTTCGAGGTTGATGCCCTTAAGCGCATGGAAGCGCCCATAGTAGAAGTCCAGGTTGCGCACCGAGATCTTGGCCGCTGCCTGAGTCGAAAGAGTCGAATGAATCGATGGCGTCATGATGTTCAATGCTTGCTGCGCGTCAGCAGGCGCGCGGCGATATTCAGCCCCAGCACGGCCAGCGTGATCAGGAACACGCCCGCCCAGGCGAGCTGCTGCCAGTTCTCGTAGGGACTCATGGCGAACTTGAAGATGGTCACCGGCAGGCTGGCCATCGGCTGGTCGAAGTCGCTGGTCCAGAACTGGTTGTTCAGCGAAGTGAACAGCAGCGGCGCGGTCTCGCCGGAGATGCGGGCCACGGCCAGCAGCACGCCGGTGACCACCCCGGCGCGCGCGGCGCGCAGCGTGATGCTGGTGATCACCTTCCACTTGGGCGCGCCGAGCGCGTAGGCGGCTTCGCGCATGGCGGACGGCACCAGCAGCAGCATGCTCTCGGTGGTGCGGACCACTACCGGGATCACGATGAGCGCCAGCGCCATGGCGCCGGCCCAGCCCGAGAAGGACTTCATCCGGGTCACCACGACCGCATAGACGAACAGGCCGATCACGATGGATGGCGCCGACAGCAGGATGTCGTTGACGAAGCGCGTGGTGTTGCCCAGCCAGCCCTTGGGGTCGTACTCGGCCAGGTAGACGCCGGCCATGATGCCGATGGGCGTGCCCACGAAGGTGGCCAGCAGGACCATCACGAACGAGCCCCAGAGCGCGTTGGCGATGCCGCCCGCCTCGTTGGGTGGTGGCGTCATCTGGGTGAAGGTGGACCAGGCCAACCCGCCGACCCCCAGGATCAGCGTTTCCCAGAGAATCCACACCAGCCAGAGCATTCCGAAGCCCATCGCCACCAGCGACAGCGTGAGCGCGATGCGGTTGACGCGCTTG
Above is a window of Ramlibacter tataouinensis DNA encoding:
- the pstA gene encoding phosphate ABC transporter permease PstA, whose protein sequence is MSRAGDALTGTGARLLHSADEQQARDRRYHARKRVNRIALTLSLVAMGFGMLWLVWILWETLILGVGGLAWSTFTQMTPPPNEAGGIANALWGSFVMVLLATFVGTPIGIMAGVYLAEYDPKGWLGNTTRFVNDILLSAPSIVIGLFVYAVVVTRMKSFSGWAGAMALALIVIPVVVRTTESMLLLVPSAMREAAYALGAPKWKVITSITLRAARAGVVTGVLLAVARISGETAPLLFTSLNNQFWTSDFDQPMASLPVTIFKFAMSPYENWQQLAWAGVFLITLAVLGLNIAARLLTRSKH